Proteins encoded within one genomic window of Eupeodes corollae unplaced genomic scaffold, idEupCoro1.1 scaffold_489, whole genome shotgun sequence:
- the LOC129953576 gene encoding uncharacterized protein LOC129953576, with amino-acid sequence MQMANMTRKKQLSIGCKKAIINAANNGRLMQDIALEFCVATSTISRIISRYREQGDINRKVGSGRPRKTTSRLDREIIRQVKVNPFKTAVEVTQDINEHFDVNVGVHTVRRRLVESKLYARRPAKIPYISSINRKKRLDFAKRHMHSTSTCGGPRDKGTAPDIKFRQLNMGEGQ; translated from the exons atgcaaatggcaaatatgactaggaag AAGCAACTATCGATTGGAtgcaaaaaagcaataattaacgCTGCTAACAACGGAAGATTGATGCAGGATATCGCTTTGGAGTTTTGTGTagcaacatcaacaatatcGCGTATTATATCCCGATATCGGGAACAAGGGGACATCAATCGCAAAGTGGGAAGTGGCCGTCCACGCAAAACAACTTCCAGATTAGATCGTGAGATCATAAGGCAGGTTAAAGTTAATCCCTTTAAAACTGCAGTGGAAGTTACTCAGGACATAAATGAGCATTTTGATGTTAACGTAGGGGTACACACAGTTAGGCGACGATTAGTGGAGTCAAAACTGTATGCAAGACGACCAGCTAAAATACCATACATCAGTTCCATCAATAGGAAGAAACGGCTAGATTTTGCAAAGCGCCATATGCATTCGACAA GTACGTGCGGAGGCCCCCGGGACAAAGGTACAGCCCCAGATATCAAGTTCCGACAATTAAACATGGGGGAGGgtcagtaa